In Rutidosis leptorrhynchoides isolate AG116_Rl617_1_P2 chromosome 2, CSIRO_AGI_Rlap_v1, whole genome shotgun sequence, one genomic interval encodes:
- the LOC139888964 gene encoding uncharacterized protein produces the protein MKLFPLSIKGEARVWLDSLPDGTIEYWNTLMEKFLSNRLLRSCPQHGLDTFHKVQTFYKGCNINTRVTIDQAAGGSLMDKTEHEAYEIIEKQAEYSHEWHEVNDLSRSSSSSVASAGAYDDFASINAKLDKFGRHLEKMDKDIHGMKVGCELCGGLHLAKDCDAGLTMNQKEEIVYISQQNNNQFQAYVISNSARYYRYSTNEKNDWLFRNQHTAIQNLEKQIGQIANQRKERKLGELPSNTDTNPKNGHVNAITTRSGLAYDPPKKPDEYDLRVPLVEENEPVIVSEPEVVKELKQVIEKVVKVAETVATKPVVKEYQPPLSYPKKQRLEKLEAKKLKFMELIKKVNVNLPFIDVIAGMPKYARFMKDLLTNWKKMESVSPVTLNAEFPKLQGTGECEIANGEEDMLDEVDLMTTLMAEGYEPTEEEHKELEKANEYGSKISIEEPPELEFKPLPEHLEYAFL, from the exons ATGAAGCTTTTCCCATTGTCAATAAAGGGGGAAGCTAGAGTTTGGTTAGATAGTTTACCTGATGGGACAATCGAGTATTGGAATACGTTGATGGAAAAGTTTTTAAGCAA TCGTTTGTTGCGATCTTGCCCTCAACACGGGTTGGATACCTTTCACAAGGTACAGACTTTCTATAAGGGGTGTAATATCAACACCCGTGTTACTATTGATCAAGCTGCAGGGGGTAGTCTCATGGATAAAACCGAACATGAGGCTTACGAGATAATTGAGAAGCAAGCTGAGTATTCTCATGAATGGCATGAGGTTAATGATTTATCgcgatcttcttcttcttcagtcgcAAGTGCCGGTGCTTACGATGATTTTGCTTCGATAAATGCTAAGTTGGACAAGTTTGGTAGACATTTAGAGAAGATGGACAAAGACATCCATGGTATGAAAGTTGGGTGTGAATTATGTGGTGGGCTTCATTTGGCTAAGGATTGTGATGCGGGGTTGACTATGAATCAAAAAGAGGAAATTGTGTATATTAGTCAAcaaaacaacaatcagtttcaag CTTATGTTATCTCAAACTCGGCTCGTTACTACCGTTACTCAACCAATGAGAAGAACGATTGGTTGTTTAGAAACCAACATACCGCTATTCAGAATTTAGAGAAGCAGATTGGTCAGATTGCAAATCAGAGGAAAGAGAGAAAGCTAGGGGAGTTACCTAGCAAcacggatactaacccgaaaaatGGGCACGTCAATGCTATTACTACTCGGAGTGGGTTAGCTTATGATCCACCAaagaagcccgatgagtatgatttgcgggtTCCATTAGTTGAAGAAAATGAGCCGGTTATTGTTAGTGAACCGGAAGTGGTTAAGGAGCTGAAACAGGTGATTGAAAAAGTTGTTAAGGTAGCGGAAACTGTTGCTACTAAGCCGGTAgtcaaagagtatcaaccaccgctctcgTATCCGAAAAAACAGAGGTTAGAGAAGTTAGAGGCGAAAAAGTTAAAGTTTATGGAGTTGATCAAGAAAGTGAATGTCAACTTGCCCtttattgatgttattgcgggGATGCCCAAGTATGCTCGGTTCATGAAGGATTTGCTCACCAACTGGAAAAAGATGGAAAGCGTTTCACCAGTGACTTTGAATGCG GAGTTTCCAAAATTGCAGGGAACAGGTGAATGTGAGATAGCAAATGGTGAAGAGGACATGTTGGATGAGGTGGATTTGATGACCACCTTGATGGCTGAAGGTTATGAGCCAACAGAGGAAGAGCATAAGGAGTTGGAAAAAGCAAATGAATATGGGAGTAAaatttcaattgaagaacctcctgaGTTAGAGTTTAAACCACTCCCAGAACATCTTGAGTATGCTTTTCTCTAG
- the LOC139888963 gene encoding uncharacterized protein — protein MDHSKSDSWKWEPSGNGLFSTNKLSKLIDLKLLVPGTNCVETFRNNFVPKKVEVFIWRARKKKLPTLSELDKRGIDLNSVQCQLCDDDIESVDHALVFCKHVFEIWEKVFDWWGVNLLSSISINALFQGSSNIGMTEFGSKLWQAITWATGYLIWHNRNQKIFNNKVWSASIAICEIQVKSFDWVAKRCREKKIDWHNWVHNPHIFLV, from the coding sequence ATGGATCATTCGAAGTCAGACTCATGGAAATGGGAGCCATCGGGCAATGGTCTTTTTTCTACAAACAAGCTTTCTAAACTTATCGACTTGAAGCTACTAGTTCCAGGTACTAATTGTGTTGAAACTTTCCGTAACAATTTTGTTCCTAAAAAAGTGGAGGTGTTCATTTGGAGGGCGAGAAAAAAGAAATTACCGACCTTATCCGAGCTAGACAAACGTGGTATTGATTTGAATAGTGTACAGTGTCAACTTTGCGATGATGACATTGAATCGGTGGATCACGCGTTAGTGTTTTGCAAACATGTGTTCGAGATTTGGGAAAAGGTGTTTGATTGGTGGGGAGTAAATTTGTTATCTTCAATTAGTATCAATGCATTATTTCAAGGTTCATCGAATATTGGGATGACGGAGTTTGGTTCTAAATTATGGCAAGCGATTACTTGGGCTACCGGATATCTTATATGGCATAATCGTAACCAAAAAATCTTCAATAATAAAGTTTGGTCCGCTTCGATTGCGATATGTGAGATACAAGTTAAATCATTTGATTGGGTTGCGAAGAGATGCCGAGAAAAAAAGATCGATTGGCATAATTGGGTCCACAACCCCCATATTTTCTTAGTTTAG